The nucleotide window GTTCCCTGGTTCTTGAAAAAGTACGGTCTGTGGATCATTGACGCCTTCTTCCTCTTGATCACCTGGGCCGACCACATCTGGGGCGTCGTCGAGTCGCCGCGCGGTTCTGCTTACCTCCTGCTGATCATCGTCGCTTTCGTCATCTTTGCCGGCGCCTTCTGGGAGCGGCGCGCCTTCTGCCGCTACATCTGCTTCATCGGCGGCCTTTCCGGCAATTACTCCCGCGCCGGGGTCCTCGAACTGCGGGCCACACCGGAGATCTGCCGCAACTGCGCCACGAAAGCCTGCTATAAGGGCTCTGAAAAAGCGCCCGGCTGCCCGATGTTTGAATTCCCGCGCACGATGGAAGACAACACGAAGTGCAACCTCTGCGGTTACTGCGTGAAAAACTGTCCCAACGGTTCCCTCCGCTTGCCCCCCCGTATCCCCACGCAGGAGCTCTGGTTCATCAGCAAGCCCAAGTTGGAAGAAGCCTTCCTGGCCATCATCGTCATGGGCATCGTGCTGGTGCAGAATCTGACCATGCTGTCCATTTGGCCGGCCCTGCTGCAATTTACGGAGAAACTGCTCGGAACGACGAGCTATCCCGTCGTCTTCACGGCCATCTTCCTGGTGGCCATGGCCATTCCCGCCGTCGCCCTGTATCTGACGAGCGCCCTCTCCGGGAAAGCCGCGTCCGATTCGGTGATACGCAACTTTACCCGCTTCGGTTACGCCATCATCCCTTTGGACCTGGCCGCCCACATGGGGCACAATTTCTTCCACCTGCTCAGTGAAGGCAAGGCCGTCTGGTACACCTTCTTGGACATCTTCACCGATGTGACCTTGCCCGCGTCGATGGCCTTTGTGAGCAATGACACCATCTATGTCCTGCAAATGCTCACTTTGATCGTCGGTTTTGCCGGCTCGGCCTACACGGCCTACCGGATCGCCCGTAATCACTATCAAGAGCAGGGAAAAACACTGGCGGCGTTGCTCCCGCACATCGTCTTCCTGGCCCTGATCCTGGCGATCAACGTCTACGCCTTCTCACTGCCGATGGCGCACCGGGTATAAATCGATTTTTTGCAAACGTGTTCCTGTCGGAGAGCGCGCCGTTTTCGGCTTAGGCCGAAAGACGGCGCGCCTCATCACGGATCAGTTCCAGGCGGCTCGATTCAACGAAGTCGAGTGCCCATTGGTTCGCCCGGTCAAAGCGCTCCTTCAGCCGCAAGGACGGCGCCACATCACCGTAAATGCACCACTCACAGACATGTTTTTTTGGCAGTGGAGAAAGGCCGAGAAAACCGAGCACGTCCTTGAGCGGGTAACCGAGGGCGAGGCCGATTTCGTGCGGGAGTTGGCCGCCTTTGCACCATCGCCCCTTCAGGTGGAACAGAAACGGTTGCACATCGAGGGGCCAGGGGAGTGGCTTGTTCCGGTATTGCCGCAGGCGGCCGAAGCGCTTCAACGATGCCCGGACCTGCGGCTCACGGTAAAAGAGCACCCAGGCGCACTTTTCGCAGCGCTTGAGCAGGAATATTTCCACACCCCAATCGCGCGCCAGTTGCCGGGCTTGCCTCAGCGTTGATGCGATGTCTTTTCCGAAGAAGGGTTCTTGAAAGCGGATAAACTCGCCGGCCTTTCCTGCAAAGAGGACCCTGGAGAGGTTGACAAAAAGCCATTTTTCAAATCGCGCTTGGCGGATGTCCTTTTCTGCTAGGCTGTCTTTCCATAGACCATAAGACGCTCCCATGAGCAATCCCTCCCACGAACGGCATGATCGAGATCCGACAAGTGACTGTTACCATCATTTTAACTGAAAATGATTTTCAATTTCAAGTAGACTTTTCTATTCGCCAGTGGATATCGGTCGAACCGCGCGACATGATGGGGAGGTCGGAATTGTGGAAATGGGCGCGTTCATTTATAATCGAGAGTGAGGAGAATTTGACGAACCGCCACATATGGACAATGGAAAAACCCCCTCGCCGCGAGGGGGTTTTTGAGCAATATCTAGTGATCAGAGGAGTCGGTCGCTATGACAGAGGTGTTGCTGCCGGCCTTGGCGGCGGCGATGATGACGGTGCTTGGGGCGCTGCCCTTTTTCTTTATCACTGTGACACACCGGTTGCGGGACATCCTATTGGGATTGGCGGCGGGCATGATGGTGACGGCAGCCTTTGCCTTGCTGCAGCAGACGCCGAACTTTTGGTTGGCCGCCCCCGGGATGCTCATCGGCGCCGGACTCCTGTTTCTCCTGTTGCGCTTCCTGCCGGAAGGCGGACGGTTGGCTTGGCTGACCTTTGCGGCCATCGCCTTGCACAACGTTCCCGAGGGTCTCGTCGTCGGTGTCGGTTATGCCGAAGGGGACAAATTAGGCCTCTTGATGGCGCTGACCATCGGCTTGCAGAACATGCCGGAAGGGCTGGTGATCGTCGCCCCGCTGCTGGAGCAGGGCGTCAACCGCTGGAAAGCGCTCTCTTTCGTCTTCGCCGCCGCCATGGTGGAGCCCTTGTTCGCCGTCTCCGGCTATGCCCTTGTGGAACAAGTGCAGGGGCTGTTGCCCGTCGCCCTCGGTTTTGCCGCCGGCGCCATGCTCTATGTCACCTTCCGCGAACTGATCCCTGATACCCATGGCCATGGTTTTGAGGAACAAGCGACCTTCGCCTTTCTCACCGGTGTGATCATCATGATGGGGTTGGGGACGGCGCTGGGATAAAGAGAGGCAGACGACTGGGCTTTCAACAAAGCGAGCGTTTGTCAATCACTGTTCTTTGTCAGGACTTTGCCGCGATCTCGCCGGGGATTTTTCGCCAGAATTTCGCTAAGATTTTCGCTAGGGTTTTTCATGAGGAGGAGTTGACCATGCTGCGAAAAGTCCCCCTGCGGGCGGTGTTCATTGTGCCCTTTATCCTCCAACTGCTCCTGGCTGTCGGCTTGGTCGCCTGGCTGTCGGTCAAGAGCAGTGAGCGGGCGATCCAGGATGTGACCGCCCAACTGCGCACAGAGATCGCCGACCGGATTGATGAACACTTGAAAACGCATATGGAAGTCCCCATGCTGGTCAACCGGATCAACGCCAACGCCATCGAGACGGGCCTGCTGGACATCCAAAACAAGCCGATGCGGGAACGATACTTTTTCAGGCAGCAGCAGGCATTTCCGCAGGTCGCTATGAACTTCATCGGCACGCCGCGTGGGGAATTCATGGGCGCCCGACGTAACCTTGCCGGTGAAATCCAACTGGTGCTGGCCAGTGACGCCACGGGCAACAACTCCCACTATTTTTCTGTGAACCCCAATGGCGAAGCGGGGGAATTGAAAGAGGTCTTCCGCAATTTCGACCCCCGCAAGCGGCCTTGGTACATAGCCGGCGAAAAAACGGGCCAGCCCGGCTGGAGCGAAATCTACCGGCATTTCGTCTTCCAGGA belongs to Heliomicrobium undosum and includes:
- a CDS encoding 4Fe-4S binding protein, whose amino-acid sequence is MNKQPLNPQTSPKRNLLQNRWVRALFESAHYPHVFHWITVTVFALIIYVTLFGSTIASKNFGTAATWVLWWPLIPLLFFLFGRFWCAICPFSWLSDLVQKHFGAERPVPWFLKKYGLWIIDAFFLLITWADHIWGVVESPRGSAYLLLIIVAFVIFAGAFWERRAFCRYICFIGGLSGNYSRAGVLELRATPEICRNCATKACYKGSEKAPGCPMFEFPRTMEDNTKCNLCGYCVKNCPNGSLRLPPRIPTQELWFISKPKLEEAFLAIIVMGIVLVQNLTMLSIWPALLQFTEKLLGTTSYPVVFTAIFLVAMAIPAVALYLTSALSGKAASDSVIRNFTRFGYAIIPLDLAAHMGHNFFHLLSEGKAVWYTFLDIFTDVTLPASMAFVSNDTIYVLQMLTLIVGFAGSAYTAYRIARNHYQEQGKTLAALLPHIVFLALILAINVYAFSLPMAHRV
- a CDS encoding DUF3793 family protein, with the protein product MGASYGLWKDSLAEKDIRQARFEKWLFVNLSRVLFAGKAGEFIRFQEPFFGKDIASTLRQARQLARDWGVEIFLLKRCEKCAWVLFYREPQVRASLKRFGRLRQYRNKPLPWPLDVQPFLFHLKGRWCKGGQLPHEIGLALGYPLKDVLGFLGLSPLPKKHVCEWCIYGDVAPSLRLKERFDRANQWALDFVESSRLELIRDEARRLSA
- a CDS encoding ZIP family metal transporter; its protein translation is MTEVLLPALAAAMMTVLGALPFFFITVTHRLRDILLGLAAGMMVTAAFALLQQTPNFWLAAPGMLIGAGLLFLLLRFLPEGGRLAWLTFAAIALHNVPEGLVVGVGYAEGDKLGLLMALTIGLQNMPEGLVIVAPLLEQGVNRWKALSFVFAAAMVEPLFAVSGYALVEQVQGLLPVALGFAAGAMLYVTFRELIPDTHGHGFEEQATFAFLTGVIIMMGLGTALG